One Leptospira andrefontaineae genomic window, GGTCACCCTAGATGGATATTTTGAGGGTGAAAAGAATTGGGACTTGAGCTTTCACGGACTTGTCTGGGGAAAAGAACTTGAAGAATTAAGCCTCACTCAATTGAAATCTGCCGATATGCTTGTATTTGGCGCTACAACATACAAAGGGATGGCAGATTATTGGACAAATGGGGAAGAAGGAGACGAAGGAGAAGTCGCCAAATTTATGAATGGGATCCAAAAGATCGCCTGTTCATCCACACTCAAAACTGCTAACTGGAATAACACGATCCTTGTTAAAGATGCTGTTGCTGAAATCCCTAAATTGAAACAACAGGGCAATGGAGATATGTTTGTATTCGGTAGCGGCAATCTTTCTGAATCTTTATTAAAAGCAGGGCTGTTCGATGAGATTCGCTTATGTATTGCACCTGTATTCTTGGGTAATGGAAGACTTCTATTCCACCAAGGAATCCCTCATCAAAAGCTCAAACTCCTGGAAGCTCGTTCCCTTAGTACTGGGGGCACCCTCCTTAGATACGCCCCGGATTGATTCTGGGGAACAAACCATTAAATCCCAAAATAAGAGATCTTATAGTCCTTAAGAGTCACTTATAGCTAAATCTCTATTGAGAAATTGCGAAAAAGCTTGACATTATTTCCTTATATAACTATATACTTATATAAGGAAATTGCTATGCAAAATCTCGATTCTACCTTTGCTGCACTCGCTGATTCGACACGCCGCGCGATACTCGTGCGCCTTGCGAAAGGCGATTTGACGGTAATGGAGCTTGCCAAGCCCTTTAATATGAGCCAGCCGGCTATTTCGCGGCATCTCAAAGTTTTGGAGGATGCAGGCCTTATCTCAACCACGGTCCGAGCTCAGGCACGTCCGCGCCGACTTGAAACTGCACCGCTTAAAAAAGCCACAGAATGGATTGAGAAGTACCGCCAGATGTGGGAGAAGCGCTATCAATCGCTTGATGGGCTACTCGAAGAATTGCAGACCATGCAAACAATAGGAGATGAATAGAAATGAAAGCAGATCTAAAAGAATTCAAGGTAGAGCTTCGAGGTGAAAGAGAGGTTGTTGCTACACGTTATTTTGCTGCGCCTCGCCAATTAGTATTCGATTGTTTCACTAAACCCGAGCTTATGATTCGATGGCTGACAGGCCCGGAAGGTTGGACTCTTGAGAAGATAGAGAACGATCTTAGGGTAGGCGGCAATTATCTGTATGTATTTGCAGATCAAAAAGGAACCAAAATGGGTGTTTATGGAAAATTTCTGGAAGTTATCGTTCCTGAGAAATTTGCAAATAACGAAAATTATGCGACAGATATGTCCACGTTTGATCCAGAAGGTCCGACAAATCCGGATGCTACCGTAGAGTCTCGCACTTTTACAACGGAAGGCGATCGAACTCTTATGACTCACGTGGTCAAATTCGCTTCCGCAGAAGTACGCGAGATGGAGATCGGTGCAGTCGAGGCTTGGAAGGAGATCTGTTACGTGCTCGATAAATTATTGGAAGAGCTCGTTTGATAAATCCAAACTTTAGGCGCTCTTCACGTTGCATGGGCGAATATACGCCCATGCCGAGCCGGAGCTGGAGCTGGAGATTTAATTAATTATGATCTTCTACCGTTATAAACAAAACGGTTTTCTAAACAGATCCTCGTAATATTTTTTCCATGGCCTTTCCTTTGGCCAATTCATCTACCAACTTATCTAGATAACGAATCTTCTGCATAAGTTTATCTTCTATATCTTCTACACGAATGCCGCAGACTACTCCTTTGATCAATGAAACATTATCATTGAGGTGAGGTGCCTGATCGAAAAATTCTTTGAAATTCACTTCGTTCTTAAGTTGTTTTTGAAAACTTTTAGAATCGTATCCGGTCAGCCAAAAAATGATCTTATCTACTTCTGCTTTTGTTCGTCCTTTTCTTTCTGCCTTTTGGATATATAGAGGATAAACTTTTGCGAAAGACATAGCGAAAACTTTTGAATTTTCCATTTAATCAATTACCTTATGTATTTCTCTGCACCTGTTTTATTATAAAACTTTATTTAAGCTCTTCTGCGAGTGCAATGATGAATCCTTCTGGAGTTCGCAAATAACATAGAAGATAACTATCTTCGTACTGTTCCAATTTGCCTACGAGTGTAACTCCATGTTTTTCGAGTCGGGAGATAGTGTCTTTGATATCCGTGACTGCAAACATAACTCGAAGATATCCTAAAGTGTTTGAGGGAGCATTCTTAGGTTCTCGGCTGATGGATTGCGGTTTGATAAATTTAGACAATTCTAATCTACTATGACCGTCCGGCGTTTTCATCATTGCCATATCGACTTGCATTCCTTCAAGCCCTACCACATGGTCCGCCCAGGATCCTTCGACTCTCATTTGTCCTTCGAGCTCTAAACCGATTTCGGTGAATAGAGCGATCGTAGCCTCAAGATCTTCGACAACAATGGCAACATTGTCCATTCGTTTCACTGCCATTCTCTTTGATCCTCCGTTCGGCTAGTATAGGCTCTATATTTGCTTGGATGGTCGATCCATTTATTGATTTAATCGTTGGTAATTTTTTAGGTATTTTACTTGACATGCAGGTATTTACCTGCATATTATTTTTTTACAAAGCAACGAATGGACGCTGATAATGTTTTCAAGGCGCTGGGAGATCCGACACGCAGAAAGCTGTTGGATCTTCTTTATGAGAAGAATGGCCAAACTTTAGGTCAACTTTGCGAGCACCTGGATATGACTCGGCAATCTGCCACTCAACATATCGGGATTCTTGAGGCTGCCAATCTGATAAGCACTGTTTGGCGAGGAAGGGAGAAATTACATTTTATCAACCCCGTACCTTTGCATGAAGTCTATGAGCGTTGGGTGAGAAAATTCGAACACCAAAGGCTTAGCCTATTGCATGACCTGAAGAAGGAGCTTGAAGGAGAGAATAATGAGTAAAGAGAAGACTAGTTTTGTTTATGTGACTTACATACGCTCGACACCGGAGAAAGTGTTCGAAGCAATTATGAAGCCGGAGATTACTCGCCTATATTGGGGTCATGAAAATATTTCTGACTGGAAACCAGGGGCAAGTTGGGAACATGTGCGTGTTACTGATCGAACAGTGAATATCGTGGGTAAAGTAGTAGAAGTTGTTCCACCAACAAGGTTGGTCATCTCTTGGGCGAGTCCTGCTCAAGCAGCTGTTCCTGAAAGTTATAGTCGAGTGACCTTTAATGTAGAAGCTTATGATGATATGGTGAAGCTAACGGTTACTCATGATGAACTCGAAGCAGGTAGTGGAATGGCGAAAGGAATCCAACAAGGTTGGCCGATCGTTCTTTCTAGTCTGAAGTCTTTGCTCGAAACAGGAAAGGGAATTGATGTTTTCGCTAAGCCTAAGTCTGCTTCGAGTGGAAGTCTCTGATGAATCAGCCTTATACCGGCGGATGTGCTTGCGGCAAAATCCGATATACGACCAATCATGCTCCCATCTTTCAAAACCATTGTCAGTGCCGAGATTGCCAACTTAGAAGTGGCACTGGACATGGATCTTACCTAACATTTCCTGCGCGAGCTGAGATGACAATCACAGGTGAGGCAACTCATTGGGAAGTTGCGGGTGATAGTGGCAACATGAAGATCCATTCCTTCTGCCCAACATGCGGAACACCGGTTTATCTACGTTTTGCGGCGATGCCTGAGTTGATTGCAGTTCATGCAGGAAGTTTAGATGAACCAGGACGTTTTGCACCTCATGTGCTTACTTATAAAATTCGCGGATTAGCTTGGGATGCAATCGATCCTGCATTGAAAACATTTGAGAAGATGCCTACTGGTTAATATTAGAAAAAGGTTTCGAGCGGATATGCGCATATTCGCCTATGACTCGGAATGGTGCACGGGTGCATGTTCGCCCATCCACTTACTTACTAATATTCTTTAAATAGTCCAAAGCATAGTTCTCTGCCTCGGATAAGTTTTTAATCTCAGGATTATAAAGCGCTAATCTTAATTCTTGGTACAGCTTAACTGAACTCAGTATGCTGTCTTTAATCGATTTAAAATCATAACTTGGAACTGTAGATTTTAGTTTTTCAAGATCGTTTGGAGCGATAATGAATTCTAATTTCCGAACTCCACGAGGAAGAGATTTATTTTTAAGATGAAGTAATGGGCCCAAAACTGTATTTCTAATGAATGATAAAAAATCAATCGTCTCGAAATACTCTCCTCTTCCTAGTTTAGTTCCGGCATAATGGATCCAAACCCAAAATCGATCTTCTATCCATTGGAAATCTGGATTTGGCCATTCTGCTTTTGTTGATTCGAGGATTGATGGGATCTGCTTATTATTCTGATTTGTAAAGATGGGATTTTCGATCCTGTTCTTTAAGTCGGAAAGTTGAATAAACTTAAAGTCAACATGGAGGAATGGATTCTTATACAAACAAATTAAGAGTCTTCTTTCTCCAACATGTTCACCAGTAAATGCTGATAGCAAAGGTCCGAAATTCTTCGCGAAATCGACCATTTCTTTTTTCTGATATTGAATCCCATCTTTTAAAACTATGACAAAATCGATGTCGGAGTATTCATCAAGTTCTTTTGAAATGTATGAGCCTGCTATTGCTACACCTTCGATTGTTTCATTATTCGAGGCAAATTCATTTACTTGATTGATAAAGAGGTTTATCTTTTTCATACTCTATTCATTTTACTTTGAGTCGGATTGGCGAACATGCGCATATCCAACTCCAACCCGAGTAATAAAATGTTTAACTCAAAAAAGGGGAGTGTCCTCCCCTTATCATCAATGGGTTTGTAACCAGTTAACTAGATCCCCTAAAACTTTTGCTTTGTCCTGAGGAAGTTCATTCATAGTCTCATGATACAATCCATCATAAATTTTCATGGACTTGTCGGAAGAAGGGATCACTTTAAATGCTTCTTCCGTTCCGACAGAAAGTGCGATTGAATCTTCTTTTCCATGGAATAGATAAACTGGGAAATTGATCCTTGCTGCTTTCTCTAATGCTTTTTCTTTGGAATTCAAAAGGAAATCTCCTAGATAAGCTCCGACTGAACCGTGAACTAAAGGATCTTTTTTATAAGCTTCCACGACTGATTTATCCCTGGATAGAGCATTTACATCTAATCCAGTTGGAACAGTAAGGGTGGGGAATGCTCCTGCGAGTAAACTTCCTGCACCTTTTTTGATATTCATGACTAAGTCTGTTTTTACTGCGATAGGTAATCCACTAAGAACAAGTCTGTCTAAACTTGCTTGGTGAGAAGGTTCTCCGGCGTAAAACAAAGAGATCAATGCTCCCATGGAGTGTCCCATCAAAGTGACTTGTTTCACTCCTTCTTTCTGTTTTGCAATGCTGATCAGTCTATCTAGGTCGGCTAAAAATTGGTTAAAATGAGTGACTACTCCTCTGCTTCCTCCAGATTTTCCATGACCGCGGGCATCTATTAGATAAACATTATATCCTTTTCCGGAAAGTGCTTCGAGTAGATTGTCGTATCTTTTTCCGTGTTCTCCGATCCCATGATGAACCACTAATGTTCTAGGATTGTTTGTGTCTTTTGCGCGATAGGCTCTATAATAGATGGATACGTCACCGGCTCCTACAAAGGTTCCGTCTTCCAGATGGTAGTTTTGTTCCCAATTCATTCGGTAAATATCCGATCTGTCTGAAAAATGGGGAAGGAAATTTCTATCCAATTCGCTTCTTTCTTCCTACTATTTCGAACGAACGTAATGCTTGTGACCTATGTTACGATCCTTATTCCGGAAAGAGTCCAGGTAGGAATTCCTCGGATTTTTTCTTTTTCAGAAGATAGCGGGAAGGGACCGCGAATAAATCCGTTCTCAGTTCTCTTCTTTTTGTGAGCCCGAATCTTTTGATGCAGATCGAAAATCTTTTTTGGAGAAGTTCCGCATAATTTCCTTCCCCTCTCATTCTTTCTCCCCAGTTAGCTTTATATAATTTCCCTCCTCTTGCTTCTGAAATAACTTTTAGGACTTTTTCTTTTTTGAGAGGAAAATGTCTGGTAAGCCAATCTTCGAATAAAGGAGCTACCTCCAATGGAAGTCTTACAAATACCATTCCGGCAGCTTCTGCACCCGATAGAGATGCCTGCTCTAATAGATGTTCCATTTCGAAATCGTTTATAAATGGAATTACCGGTGCAAATAATACCCCTGTTGGAATTCCAACATCAGTAAGTTTTCGAAGAGTTTCCATTCTTCTTACCGGAGCCGGCGCCCTGGGCTCTAATTTGGACCAAAGTTCTTTGTCCAAAGTGGTGATAGAAAGAAACACTTTCAAAATTCCTAATTTTCCCATTTCGGAAAGAATGTCCGTATCTCTTTGTATTAAAGAAGACTTAGTAATGATTGCTGTAGGTTGTTTGAATTCCAACAAGACCTCTAGCAATGATCTTGTATTTTTATAGACTCTTTCTCCCGGCTGGTATGGATCTGTGGCTGTGCCTATCGTGATTGGCGCGAGTGCCTGCTTCTTCTTTCTTAATTCTTCCGCTAAAAGTTTGGCCGGTTCCTTCTTCACAAATATTTTTGTTTCAAAGTCCAAGCCGGGAGAAAGATCCACATAAGAATGGTTTGGTCTTGCGAAACAATAAATACACCCGTGCTCGCACCCTCTATACGGATTGATACTTGCATCGAATGGAATATCTGGTGATTTATTTCGGGTGAGAACTGATTTGGAATCTTCCCAAAAGAATTGGGTAGAAGGAGAGGGCTCCTCTCCTAAATCATATCGATCTTCTAACCAAACTTCTCTGGAAGTTTTATCAAATCTACTGGGAGGAAGTTCTTCCGTGCCTCTTTTTTTAGAATTCATAAGATTGAATTCTAAAATATACTAAACAAAAAACAAGCAAAAATATGTTTATATTTTATTGTAGGTCCTACAAAGTGATCTTGTTTAGTTAACTTCTAATTTAGCTCCTTCTCCCCAAGATTTGTAAGAAGGTAAATTAGAGATTGTTTGTACATACTCGCTTGCTTTCGACCCAAGTTTTACTCCGTAGGTTATAAATCTGGAAACTACCGGAGCGTAGAATGCATCGGCTATGGAGAAGTTTTGGCCGAATAAAAACGGTCCACCGTAGGAGCTCAAACATTCTTCCCAAAGGGATTGGATCCTATCAATGTCCTTCTTTGCATCTTCCGGAATGGAGAAATCGGACTTTCTGCCATGAAAATTCATGCTTAGATTGGATCTTAGGCCTGTGAATCCTGAATGCATTTCTGCGGTTACAGATCTTGCCTTGGCTCTCGCGATTTGATCCTTGGGCCAAAGTCCTTTCTCCGCATATTTTTCTGCCAGATATTCTGCGATACTAAGGCTGTCCCAAACTCTGAGGTCTCCGTCATTTAGAACAGGGACTTTTTTAGAAGGTGAATACTTATCGATTATGGCTGCATATTCAGGTGTGAATAATTTTAAGGAAATCTCTTCGAAAGGAATTCCAAATTGAGTGAGAAGGATCCATGGCCGGAAAGACCAGGAGGAGATGTTTTTATTTCCTATTACAAGTTTCAGATCGCTCATAACTAAAAGATCTCCCAAGGCGGGATGATTCTGCAAGAAAGTAATCCTTTCGAGTTAGAAACTTTGGAGAGGTGTTTTTGTAGGGATTGATACAGACGCCTTCAACTAGTTTGCCTTTCTTTTGCAACAATTGGCGTCGGGAATTTCCATGATCAAGTGTACATAATCCTGTGATGGTTCGGCCTCTTCATTTAACAGCGAAGCTTCTTCTTAGTATTCTAGGAATGGTTTGTAGGATTTTTTTAAAAATCCATGTCTTAAGTTATTAATAAGGAAGAAATCTTTTCGAAAATAATCGAACGGTTTCTTAGTAGCAAAACGAATCGGATGGATCTAAGCTTGGAAAACGTTAAAGAAATTATTCAAACACAAGAAAGTATGCCCGATATTTTGTTAATTTGTGATTCGAGTGGAAGGATCCTTCATATTAACGAGAATGGAAGGAAGATGCTTAGTATCGCTTCTATTGAATCTGCGAAGAGTATGAGTATTACCGATCTTCTTTCAGAGACGGATCAAAAATATTTCGAAACAGTTATATTACCTAATGTAAGCAAATCTGGAGAGTTTGAAGGAAGAGGACTTCATCTAATGAAGAAAGATGGAAGTTTCCTCCAGACAAAACAACATGCTTATCTAATGCCTGAGAAATCTTATCTATTCGTGTTCACGGAAGATAAAGAATCAGAAGCGGGAAAGAAGGAAGCTTTATATAAGGCATTCCAACAGTCCCAGAACGGAATGTTCTTAACCGATAAGGAAGGAGTGATCCTTGCAGTGAACAAACAGTTCGAAAAAATTTCCGGCTTAAAAGAGAATGAACTCATAGGAAAAACCCCTAAAGCATTCCAATCCGGAGCGGGAGCTTCCAAAACTTTTTATGATGAGTTTTGGGAATCTGTTCTGCAAGGTTCCGTTTCGATCTCTAACTTGAATACTAAGAACGGTTTCGTAAAAGATTGGAAACAAAATGTTCTTCCTATTAAAGATCGTAATGGAGAAGTTTCCAGCTTCCTAAGTACTATACTTGCGAATCCTGAACTTTCAGAATCTGGAGACGCAAAGAACAACTCGGATTTTGCAAAATCTCCATCCGATACTTTCAGAAAATATGAAGGTATGGATAGGGAAGCTCTGGTTGGAATTTTAAGAGATAAAACTAAACTTACCAAAAAAGAAACAGAGATCTGTGCGGGAATCGCTTCCGGTAAGGATAAGAGTCGGATCAGCGAAGACTTAGGCATCCATCCTGGGACTATGAAAAACCATCTCAAATCGATTTATAGAAAGACCATCGATCTAGAAAAAGAGATCCCAGGTCCTGAAAGAGATAAACTGCAAAGACTTACCATTTACCTCTTCCGTTTACTCGGGGAATAAGCCGCAGAGATTTAAGAGACACAAAGTTTTTTCACACAGAAGCACAGAGCCACTGAGGTTTTATTTTCAATCTGATTTAGTTCCCCAAACTTCTTTCACGTAATCTTCTCTACCGGAACCCTTTCTGTATTGTTTATAATGCGCAGGGTTCTTTTTATAATAATCCTGATGATATTCTTCCGCGGGATAAAATTCTGACGCAGGCAATATTTCTACCGCGATAGGAGAGTTGAATTTTTTAGAAGCTCCTATTTTATCCTTAAACTCTTGGGCTAGTTTCCTTTGTTCTTCATTCTTATAATAGATAGCAGCTCTGTATTGGTTGCCTCTGTCTGCAAATTGTCCTCCTGAATCAGTCGGATCTATTTGCCTCCAATACGTATTCAAAAGTTTTGTATAATCGATTTTTTTAGGATCGTAAGTGATCAATACTGATTCTCTATGTCCTGTTCTCCCATAACCTACGTCTTCGTATGTTGGATTTTTTTCTTTTCCACCTGTGTACCCTGAGATTACGGATATTACACCTGGTAGTTTTTCGAAAGGCCCTTCCATACACCAGAAACATCCACCTGCAAAAATGGCCGTTTCTGTTTTTGGGTTTTCTTTGGAGTAAAGTATATTCGAAAAACCAAATATTATGAATATTATAAGTATGGATTCTAATCTTATAAGTTTGAACAAATTCGCTCTCATTAGGTTCCTCATGGTTTCATTTTTTTATGAATTTTTAATCTAACTATTCTTACCGATCACTTGTTCGTATTTTGATTTTTTTCAAAAAATCCTGGTAAGCACAAGCTAGATCAATTTCATTAGCTATGGATACTTTCGACTGACGTCGGAAAAAGTTACGGACTTATCAACCGTTTCCAATTCTGGGTTTTTTATTCTTTATGTAGAATAGCCGACCCGTGCGAGTATCAATGAATTTAAAAACAAAACAATTTCTTTCCAATCTTCCTTACGATCTTTCCTCGAGCATCGCAGTCTTTTTAGTGGCTATTCCTCTTTGTTTGGGGATTGCTCATGCGTCTGGTGCGCCTTTATTTTCCGGGATTATCTCCGGTTTTATAGGCGGGATAGTAGTAGGAACCTTCAGTAAATCCGCCTTAAGTGTTTCAGGGCCCACCGCAAGTTTGACTGCGATTGTTCTTTCAGGTATCAAAGACCTGGGGAATTTCGAAGCATTTCTTCTCGCACTTCTAATTGCGGGAATGATCCAAACTTTGCTTGGGATCTTGAGAACTGGTGCATTATCCGCTTATCTTCCTTCTGCGACAGTAGTCGGAATGTCCGTCGCGATCGGTTTACTTTTAGTTATCAAACAATTACCTCACTTGATCGGTTACGACGTAGAGGAATTCGGGGTAGAAGAATTCGATATCACCAAAGAAGATGTGAACGAATCCTATCATGATCCGCATGAAGCGAAAGAGACCAACTCTCTCATGCTGCTTGTTCATGCCTTTCGGAATTTACAAAGTAATGTTTTAGTAATTGGTATTATTTCCCTTCTATCCTTCTGGGTTTGGGATAGATACTTTGCTAAAAAATTCAAATATGTTCCGGCGTCTTTAGTGGCGATCATCCTAGGAACGGGAACGAATTTACTTTTAGGTCATCTTCTACCTGGAGGCGCTTTATCTCAGGATCACTTAGTTACTCTTCCTATTTTTAAAAATCCTTCTGAACTATTTGCTCATTTGGATTTTCCAAACTTCTCCTATTGGGATCAGGCCTCTGTGTGGACCTTGGCATTGACGATCGCCTTTGCTTCTTCTTTAGAATCCTTACTCTCTGTAGAAGTGGTGGATAAACTGGACGAAGAGAATCGTAAAACTCCAATGTCCCAGGAATTGATCGCGCAAGGTATAGGAAACATGGCCTGTGGACTCGCAGGTGGGATCCCGATCACAAGTGTGGTCGTAAGAGGAACAGTAAACGCTTCTTCCGGTGCGAAGACCAAATTTTCTGCCATCTTTCATGGGGCATGGATAGGGATCAGTGTATTACTTTTTCCCAAATTTATGAATACCATTCCTTTAGCATCTCTTGCTGCGATTTTGATTTTTACAGGCCTTAAACTCGCAAAACCTGCGATGTTCAAGTTGATGTTTCAAAAGGGATATTCCCAGTTTCTTCCGTTCTTGGTCACTGTGGTCGTTACATTCTTCACTAATGTACTGATCGGAACATTCTGCGGTATCTTGGTAGCCTTGGTTTTTGTTCTATATGAAGATCATAGGACTGCGATCTATAGAGAAGAGCGTCATGGTAAGTTTAGAAGGATCGTTTTAGGGGAAAACCTAGGCTTCTTTCATAAGGCAAAGATCAAGGCGATCTTAGAAAGCCAGCCTTCCGGGATCACCTTGGAGATAGACGGAACTAGAACTCTTCATATGGATCAGGATATTAAAGAACTAATCCACGAATTTAGAAATAATGCCCACCGTAAGGGGATTACGGTGATCCTAGGAGGGATACCGAATATGGAAAATGATATCGAATCCTTGAAAAAAGAAATGAGCGAGTCTTATCAAAAATTATTAAGAAACAACCAAGAATGGGTGGAAGAGAGGACTGCAGAAGATCCTGAATTTTTCTCTCGCCATGCTGAAGGCCAAGCACCACAGACATTGTTCATCGGGTGCAGCGACTCCAGGGTTCCCGTAAATGTGATCACTAAGACAAATCCTGGGGAAATTTTCGTAACCAGAAATATTGCAAATGTGGTTTCTGTGGATGATATGTCCCTGTTTAGTGTGGTTCAATATGCGATAGATGCATTGAACGTAAAACATATCATTGTTTGCGGCCATATCGGTTGTGGGGGAGTCAGGGCCGCTCTGCAAGGAAAGGCCGCAGGCCTCATAGACAATTGGATCACTCATATTAAGGATGTGTATTTAAAACATAGAGAAGAATTAGATGCTCTTCCTGAAGATAAAAGAGAAGAAAGACTGATCCATCTGAACGTTGCGGAGCAGGTAGTGAACTTATATAAGACCGGGATGATACAGAATGCTTTGGAGAAATATGGATTTCCTGAGATACATGGTTGGGTTTACGATATCCGAAACGGACAGATCAGCGAGGTGGATTATAAGGACATTCTTTCCAAGGAGCTCGGAGGATTGTACGGTTATCCTAAATAGCGGCCGGTTGGTACAGTAGTTCTTGGACTCTTAGGTATTTGTCCATTCCGTTGATCTCCCAACGGACTACCTCACCCA contains:
- a CDS encoding SRPBCC domain-containing protein, producing MKADLKEFKVELRGEREVVATRYFAAPRQLVFDCFTKPELMIRWLTGPEGWTLEKIENDLRVGGNYLYVFADQKGTKMGVYGKFLEVIVPEKFANNENYATDMSTFDPEGPTNPDATVESRTFTTEGDRTLMTHVVKFASAEVREMEIGAVEAWKEICYVLDKLLEELV
- a CDS encoding ArsR/SmtB family transcription factor, which codes for MQNLDSTFAALADSTRRAILVRLAKGDLTVMELAKPFNMSQPAISRHLKVLEDAGLISTTVRAQARPRRLETAPLKKATEWIEKYRQMWEKRYQSLDGLLEELQTMQTIGDE
- a CDS encoding dihydrofolate reductase family protein → MRKLIMWNVVTLDGYFEGEKNWDLSFHGLVWGKELEELSLTQLKSADMLVFGATTYKGMADYWTNGEEGDEGEVAKFMNGIQKIACSSTLKTANWNNTILVKDAVAEIPKLKQQGNGDMFVFGSGNLSESLLKAGLFDEIRLCIAPVFLGNGRLLFHQGIPHQKLKLLEARSLSTGGTLLRYAPD
- a CDS encoding aminoglycoside 6-adenylyltransferase, giving the protein MKKINLFINQVNEFASNNETIEGVAIAGSYISKELDEYSDIDFVIVLKDGIQYQKKEMVDFAKNFGPLLSAFTGEHVGERRLLICLYKNPFLHVDFKFIQLSDLKNRIENPIFTNQNNKQIPSILESTKAEWPNPDFQWIEDRFWVWIHYAGTKLGRGEYFETIDFLSFIRNTVLGPLLHLKNKSLPRGVRKLEFIIAPNDLEKLKSTVPSYDFKSIKDSILSSVKLYQELRLALYNPEIKNLSEAENYALDYLKNISK
- a CDS encoding DUF2200 domain-containing protein, which encodes MENSKVFAMSFAKVYPLYIQKAERKGRTKAEVDKIIFWLTGYDSKSFQKQLKNEVNFKEFFDQAPHLNDNVSLIKGVVCGIRVEDIEDKLMQKIRYLDKLVDELAKGKAMEKILRGSV
- a CDS encoding alpha/beta hydrolase, encoding MNWEQNYHLEDGTFVGAGDVSIYYRAYRAKDTNNPRTLVVHHGIGEHGKRYDNLLEALSGKGYNVYLIDARGHGKSGGSRGVVTHFNQFLADLDRLISIAKQKEGVKQVTLMGHSMGALISLFYAGEPSHQASLDRLVLSGLPIAVKTDLVMNIKKGAGSLLAGAFPTLTVPTGLDVNALSRDKSVVEAYKKDPLVHGSVGAYLGDFLLNSKEKALEKAARINFPVYLFHGKEDSIALSVGTEEAFKVIPSSDKSMKIYDGLYHETMNELPQDKAKVLGDLVNWLQTH
- a CDS encoding PA0069 family radical SAM protein, with translation MNSKKRGTEELPPSRFDKTSREVWLEDRYDLGEEPSPSTQFFWEDSKSVLTRNKSPDIPFDASINPYRGCEHGCIYCFARPNHSYVDLSPGLDFETKIFVKKEPAKLLAEELRKKKQALAPITIGTATDPYQPGERVYKNTRSLLEVLLEFKQPTAIITKSSLIQRDTDILSEMGKLGILKVFLSITTLDKELWSKLEPRAPAPVRRMETLRKLTDVGIPTGVLFAPVIPFINDFEMEHLLEQASLSGAEAAGMVFVRLPLEVAPLFEDWLTRHFPLKKEKVLKVISEARGGKLYKANWGERMRGEGNYAELLQKRFSICIKRFGLTKRRELRTDLFAVPSRYLLKKKKSEEFLPGLFPE
- the msrA gene encoding peptide-methionine (S)-S-oxide reductase MsrA — its product is MRANLFKLIRLESILIIFIIFGFSNILYSKENPKTETAIFAGGCFWCMEGPFEKLPGVISVISGYTGGKEKNPTYEDVGYGRTGHRESVLITYDPKKIDYTKLLNTYWRQIDPTDSGGQFADRGNQYRAAIYYKNEEQRKLAQEFKDKIGASKKFNSPIAVEILPASEFYPAEEYHQDYYKKNPAHYKQYRKGSGREDYVKEVWGTKSD
- a CDS encoding ArsR/SmtB family transcription factor, whose product is MDADNVFKALGDPTRRKLLDLLYEKNGQTLGQLCEHLDMTRQSATQHIGILEAANLISTVWRGREKLHFINPVPLHEVYERWVRKFEHQRLSLLHDLKKELEGENNE
- a CDS encoding GFA family protein; the encoded protein is MNQPYTGGCACGKIRYTTNHAPIFQNHCQCRDCQLRSGTGHGSYLTFPARAEMTITGEATHWEVAGDSGNMKIHSFCPTCGTPVYLRFAAMPELIAVHAGSLDEPGRFAPHVLTYKIRGLAWDAIDPALKTFEKMPTG
- a CDS encoding VOC family protein — translated: MAVKRMDNVAIVVEDLEATIALFTEIGLELEGQMRVEGSWADHVVGLEGMQVDMAMMKTPDGHSRLELSKFIKPQSISREPKNAPSNTLGYLRVMFAVTDIKDTISRLEKHGVTLVGKLEQYEDSYLLCYLRTPEGFIIALAEELK
- a CDS encoding glutathione S-transferase family protein produces the protein MSDLKLVIGNKNISSWSFRPWILLTQFGIPFEEISLKLFTPEYAAIIDKYSPSKKVPVLNDGDLRVWDSLSIAEYLAEKYAEKGLWPKDQIARAKARSVTAEMHSGFTGLRSNLSMNFHGRKSDFSIPEDAKKDIDRIQSLWEECLSSYGGPFLFGQNFSIADAFYAPVVSRFITYGVKLGSKASEYVQTISNLPSYKSWGEGAKLEVN
- a CDS encoding PAS domain-containing protein; the encoded protein is MENVKEIIQTQESMPDILLICDSSGRILHINENGRKMLSIASIESAKSMSITDLLSETDQKYFETVILPNVSKSGEFEGRGLHLMKKDGSFLQTKQHAYLMPEKSYLFVFTEDKESEAGKKEALYKAFQQSQNGMFLTDKEGVILAVNKQFEKISGLKENELIGKTPKAFQSGAGASKTFYDEFWESVLQGSVSISNLNTKNGFVKDWKQNVLPIKDRNGEVSSFLSTILANPELSESGDAKNNSDFAKSPSDTFRKYEGMDREALVGILRDKTKLTKKETEICAGIASGKDKSRISEDLGIHPGTMKNHLKSIYRKTIDLEKEIPGPERDKLQRLTIYLFRLLGE
- a CDS encoding SRPBCC family protein produces the protein MSKEKTSFVYVTYIRSTPEKVFEAIMKPEITRLYWGHENISDWKPGASWEHVRVTDRTVNIVGKVVEVVPPTRLVISWASPAQAAVPESYSRVTFNVEAYDDMVKLTVTHDELEAGSGMAKGIQQGWPIVLSSLKSLLETGKGIDVFAKPKSASSGSL